The genomic window CAACTCGTTCACGACCCTCGAGGAGCGCCTCGTCGACGTCGCGGACGGCGTGCCGACCGACGAGGAGCTCGCCCTCGCCACGGTGGTGCCGCGCGCGCGGCTGCGTCCGGGCGCGGCGGCGCGCCAGCCGGTCGTGGGGCTCGTCGCCGGACTGGGCCTGCGCCGCGGCGCCTTCGCCACGACGTTCGCCCACGACAGCCACAACCTCTTCGTCGTCGGCCGCGACCCCGACGCGATGCTCGCGGCCACGCGAGCGGTGCTGGGTGCCGGCGGCGGCATGGCCTTCGCCGCGGCGGGCGACGCCGATCCCGTCTCGTTGCCCCTACCCCTGGCCGGCCTCCTCTCCGACGACCCCGTGCCCGAGGTCGCCCGGCGCTTCGACGCCATCGAGCGGGCCCTGGTGGAGGCGGGCATGCGCCACGCGAACCCCCTCCTCCTGCTGACCCTGCTGCCGCTCTCGGTGAGCCCCGACTTCAAGCTCACCGACAAGGGCGTCGTTGACGTGCAGGCGCGCGCGGTGCTGCCGCCGCTGGCGGAGGCGTGAGCCCCGCCGCTGCCCGGGGCGCCAACGGCCCCGGCACCGCCGAGCTGGAGCGGCTGACCGCCGAGGTCGCCTCCTTGCTGGCCAGCCTATGCGAGGTCCCGAGCCCCAGCCGCGACGAGCGGGTCATGGCCGACCTCCTCTCGGCACGCTTCCGGGACCTGGGCGCCGCCGTCACGGAGGACGACGCGGGCGCGTCCACGGGCGGCAACGCCGGGAACCTCGTCGCCGAGCTGCCGGGTGGCCGACCGTGTCGCGTGCTGCTGGCCGCGCACATGGACACCGTGCCCCTGGTGCCGGGAGAGCCGCTGCGCGCCGTGGTCGAGGGCAGCGTCGTGCGCTCGACGGGACGGCAGGTCCTCGGCGCCGACGACAAGGCCGGCGTGAGCGTCGTGCTCACGCTGTTCCGCCGCCTGGCGGCCCTGCCCGCCGAGCGCAGGCCGACGCTCGTCGCCGCGATCACCGTGTGCGAGGAGCTGGGCCTCGAGGGCGCGCACCACCTCGACGTCGGCTCCCTCGGCGTCGACTTCGGCTACTCGTTCGACGGCGAGGTGCCGGTGGGCGAGCTGGTCGCCGCCGCCGTCGCCAAGGAGGACCTGACCATCGCCGTGCGGGGCCGTCGCGCCCACGCCGCCCTCGAGCCGGAACGAGGCGTCCACGCCGTGCTGGCCGCGGCCGAGGTCGTGAGGTCCTTCCCGCTGGGCCGCGTGGCGGAGGACCAGGTGGCGAACGTGGGTCGGATCGAGGGCGGAGGCGCCACGAACGTCGTCCCCGACGAGGTGACGCTGCGCGCCGAGGCCAGGGCGTTCACCGGCGCGCGGCTCGACGAGCTGGTGGAGCGCATCGTCGCCGGTGCCGAAGCTGCCGCGGCGCCCCTCGGCGCCGGCGTGAGCGTGGAGCGCAGGCGGCTCTACGACGGCTACGAGCTGGACGAGTCCGCCGAGCCCGTCCGTCGCCTGGTCTCCGTCGCCGCCCGGCACCGCCTCTCGCCGCGGTTGGTGAGGTCGATAGGCGGCTCGGACACGAACGTGTTCAACCAGAAGGGCGTGCCGACGGTGAACGTCGGCCTGGGCATGCACGACATCCACTCGGTGGCCGAGTGGATCGACGCCGCGGACCTGGCGCGGGTCGTCCTCTGGGTCGAGGACGCGCTCCTGAGCGGCTGAGCGGAGCCGGGCCAGGCGACCTCTCGGACGGGCCTGCCCCCTGTGGAGCGACCGGCATTGAAACGCTGCTGACACGGTCGGAAGCGACCATCGGCGTCGAAAGGGAGGCATCCCATGATCGACGCCACCAGAACCGTCACCGCCCTGGGCCCGAGGTCCCTCGCCCTGCGCGCGCTCGCCGCCGCGCTGACGCTCGCCCTCGCGGCGTGCGGGACCGTCCCGGAGCCGCCGGCAGGTCCGCCGGAGGGCCCGCCGGAGGGCGAGCCGCCGTCGCTGACGGTCACGCTCGCGAGCGCCGCCGTGAACCTGCTGAGAGGGGCCGCGGCGGACGTCGAGGTCACGGTCACGCGCGCCGGTCAGCCGTCCGGCGACGTGACCCTCTCCGTGGCCGGCGCGCTGCCGCCCGGCGTGAGCGCGACGTTCGCGCCGGACACGCTCGGCTCCGGCGAGACGGAGAGCGTCCTCACCGTCGCGACCACCGCCGAGGCCAGCGCCGGCACGTTCGACGTCCAGGTCGTGGCCGCGTCCGCGGACGCGGGGAACGGCGCCGCCGAGGCCACAGCCCAGCTCGTCGTCGACGTGGACGGCCTCACGGTCGAGGGACGCGTCGTCGACCTCTACGGCGTGCCGTTGCGGGACGTCCTTGTCGGCAGCCAGGGCGCGACCGACGTGACGAGGGCCGACGGTACCTTCACCCTGGCCGACCTGGCGGTCCCCTACGACCTGATGGCCGCTAGACGCGACGTGGAGGTCCTGCAGGAGTACCAGGGCCTCAGCACCCCTACACCGGAGCTCGTGATCTTCCAGGACTTCGAGGCCCCCGACCTCGCGAGCAGCGCGAGGATCTCCGGGGACGTGGCGGGCGGGGGCGCGTTGGCCGCGGACGAGGAGGTGTACGCGTGCGTCGAGGGCACCGCGATCGTCGTCTTCGGGTGCAGCTACGTCCGCTCGGGCGAGACCGCCTACGAGATCGAAGCGACGTGGCTCTCGCCGGCGCCGCAGAAGGTGCGGGTCCATGCGTTCCTGGCTCACGTGGTGGGCGATACCGTCATCGACTTCCGCGGCTACGACACGTTCGAGGTCGACGTAGCCGACGGTGACGACTTGTCCAAGGCGCTGGGCTTCGACGCGGTCGAGACGAGGTCGCTGACGGGGAGGATCTCGCCGTGGAGCGGCCCCACCCCGCCTGCCGTCGTAGAAGCCGTCGCCGCCGTGCGCTTCAGCGACAAGCTGTCGATCACGATCTCGGCCGCCGGGTCGACGGGGCCGTTGGCCATGCCCGTGCCCGCCCTGCCCGGGGAGGACTGGGAGTACGACCTGGCAGTGGCCGGGTACGAGTACACGCCCTTCACCAGCAGCAGGGTCTGGCTCACGGCCGCCGGGCTCGACGCCGGCGAGGTGGTGCTGCCCGACGCGCCCGGACTGGTCAGGCCCGAGCACGGGGCCTTCGACGTCACGCTCGAGACGGAGTTCGAGGTGGCGGGGCTCACCGGGCAGGCCAAGACCTTCTACTGGGCCCCCACGACCTTCGGCGGACCGGTCTTCGCGGTGACTACGACGGAGGACGTCGTCACGCTGCCCGACCCGAGCGAGCTCGGGCTCGGTCTGCCCAAGCCCTGGGGCGCCTACCGCTGGGGAGTCGTGAGCACGCAAGACGGCAGCGTCGACGACGCGCTCGCGGGGATGCTGGAGCTCTGGTCGGCGGTCGCCTCGCTCATGAACTTCGTGGGCGGTGCCCCCACCGCGGACGGCCAGGTGGTGGAGGCGGGGGACCGGGAGTTCACCTTCGACCCGTGCTGCGCGGTCGGCGCGGACATGGTGCCGTGAGGGTGGCACAAAGTGCATTAGTGTGGCGGGGCATCGACCCCGCCGCACTCGCTTGTGACCTCACAGGTCCCCCGGGTCGGGCAGACTGGGTCACGGTCCTTGTCGGTCGTGGAGTTGGAGTGTAGCCCGCGTCGAAGAGTTTGGCGGTGTTCAGACTGAGCCGCCGGCGCTTCACCTGGCGGCACGTGACGACGGGACCGGGATGGGACTAGTCAACTGGGCCACACCTGTCCGAAGACTCTCAAGAAATTGCCGCCTAGGAAACCGCCGATCTGTTGGTCGTCGTAGCCGCGTGCGGCGAGGGCGTCAATGAGGTTCCAGACCTGGCTATAGGTGTTGAAGTCCGCCAGCGCGCGCATAGGCGAACGGACGTCTCCGCAGACGTGTCTCGCATAGTCCTTCCCGACCTGCACGTAGTCCGGTTCGCCCCAGGGATCCGTCGTGTGATACGGATAGGTGCCTAGGCTCATATCGGTGCCTATCCCCACGGTGTCGGTGGACCCCGTCAGTTGCACAACGTAGTCCACGTGGTCGATGAAGTCGGAGAGCGTGGGCCATGTCGTCTGGCCCTGCTTCAAACAGAACGGTCCGAACGGAGCTAGCCCGATGACCCCGCCTCGGGCGGTGCAGGCGAGGATCTGCTCGTCCGTGATGTTCCTGGGCGAGTCCACGAGCGCTCGGACGTTCGAGTGGCTGAAGACGATCGGCTGTGAGCTGAGGTCGATCATCTCCAGGGTCGACCGGCGGCCGACGTGCGAGCCGTCGAGCAGCAGGCCCAGCCGATTGGCCTCAGCGACGACCTGCTTGCCGAACGCGGTCAGCCCGTTATCACTGCGTTCGAGGCAGCCGTCGCAGATGTGGTTCATGCGGTTGTAGGCGGGCAGCATCATGCGCAGGCCGAGCCTCACCATGGCCTCGATGCGGTGCAGCTTGGCGCCGATCCACTCACCGCCCTGGGCGTGCATGAGCAGTGCGGCCCCACCGGTCTCCTTCGCGGTGACTATGTCCTGAGCCGACAACGCTAGCCGGAGGTTCGGGTTCTGGCGCACCACCAAGTGCCAGAACATGAGGCCTTCGACCGCGTCCTCGAAGTCGTCGTGCACGCGCCAGGCCGTGACGGAATAACACGTCGCCCCGTGGCGGTGAGCGTTCGCGAAGTCGGCATCGGGCCAGGCCTGCATACACCCGTCGATGAACACATACGGATGGTCGCGTTCGAGGATCGGGTGAAAGCCCTTGTTCTCTCGCAGCTCTTGCGTCGGCACGGCTCCTCCAATGCTGCCCTCTGGGGAGGGCGCCGGCGCCTGTTCCGGTCGCTGCCGGTGCCGGGCCGGTTGTAGCTGTCTGAGCGTTATGCTACACTCATACGAACCGCAGGTCAAAGAGGCGCGAACCCCGTCTCTGTGCGCGCGGCACGTGCGAGGCGTCAGCCGATCGCACGGTTATAGGTCCGGCCCATGCGGCCAACGCAGGAGCCCACGGGCGGCACGGCGAGCGGCCGTGCCCGCGTCGGAGTGGAGGTCGGTGTCATCGACGATCTGTTAGCGCTGCACGAGTCCTTGAGGCCCAGGCTGACGATCTGCGAGCCGGGTGAGGTTCTCATCGTCCACGGTGTGCGGTTGATCGACGGGCTCGGTTCGGAGCCGAGGGACGGGATGTCCCTACTGGCCAAGGGCGGGGTCATCGAGCGCGTTGGGCCAGACTCGAGCCTCTCCGGCGACGCCGAGCCAGGTGCGACGGTGCTGGACGGCAGGGGCCTAACGCTCATGCCGGGCATGATCGATGCCCACTTCCACTTCACGGGCAGACCCAAGGACCCGGCCAAGCGGGAGCTCGAAGCGAACGATGACATCAGGGTCCTGCGCGCTGCCCGCGATGGCCTGATCCTCCTCAACGCCGGGTTCACCGCTGTCAAGAGCATGGGGCATGGGCGGCCTGCAGTCGTGGACGCGCTCAAGCAGGCCATGGGGGAGGGGTTCCTCGTCGGGCCGACCATCCGCCACTGCGGGTGGGCGTTCTCGCAGAGCGGCGGACACGGCATCAACCCGGGCTGGCCGTTGGACCTCGTGGAACAGCGACTCCCCCGCAGCGCTTTCGCCGACGGGATCGACGGCTGCCGCGTGGCGGTGCGGCGCAACTTCGGCGAGGGTGCCGACTTCGTGAAGCTCTATGCGACGCAAGGCCTGAACACGAGCCCGCAGGACAGGATGAACATCCCCAACTACACCTTCGAGGAGCTGAAGGTGATGGCGGACGAGGCTCACAGGCACCGGACACTGGCGTCCGCGCATGCGACCGGCACGGAGGGAGCGATCAACGCTGTCAGGGCCGGCATCGACACGATCGAGCACGGCCCCGACTGCCTGGACGAGGACGGAGAAGAGCTGCTCGACCTCATGGTCGAGAAGGGAACGCTCTTCGTGCCGACCCTCGCCTTCGCGAGCAAGGTGCAACACCGCCCGACGTTCACGCCCGAGATGAAGGAACGCGCAGCTCGCCGGTACATGGGCAAGCTGGACTTCGTGGGGGCAGCGATAGCCAAGGGCGTGCGTATCGCGGCTGGCACGGACTATTCGACACTGCCGCTGGTCGGTCGCAATGCGGAAGAGATCAAGGCCCTACACGAGGCCGGACTGAGCACGGTAGAGGCGATCGCGGCCGGCACCTCGCGAGCGGCAGAGGCGATGGGGCTCGGCCATCTGCTGGGGGCGGTGCGCCCCGGTCTGGCAACCGACCTTCTCCTCGTGGATGGCGATCCGAGCGCTGACATCGACGTCCTATGTGACCCCGAACGCATCGTCCGCATCGTCAAGGCCCGTCACACATGGCGGGCGCCGGCACCGCTGTGAGCTCAGAGACCCGGACCACTCCCTTGGTGTCGCTGAACACCAAGCTCCCGAGTTCTCGACGGAACGACCTAGGAGGTAGGCGAATGGCAGCAAGACAACAGCGTAGGCCCTTGCGCACCCTCGCGATCGCATGGGGTCTTCTCGCGACCGTGGCGATGGGCCAAGCGCAGGCGCAGGCTCCGGCGGCGGGCGAGAAGGTCCCCGAGCTCCTGCTCATAGGCTGGACCCTCTCCGCGGACCCCGTCCGGTACGAGATCGGCGAGATGTTCGTGAACGACATGAAGCGTTACCTCGGCGTCGATGTCCGGCACCTCACCCTCGAGTCGGAGGCCAAGGAGCCGTACTACAGGTCCGAGACCGACTACGCCTTCTCCTTCTCCATCACGGGTCTTGCGGCGAGACCTTGGACCGTGGATCCCGACGAGACGCTCGGCCGGTTCCACTCGCGCAACATCTACGACGGCGGGACGAACCAGTGGGGATACAACAGCCCAGAGTTCGATGCGCTGATCGATGCTCAGAAGACCGAGCTCGATGTCGAGAGACGCCGGCAGCTCGTCTACGACGCGCAACGCGTCATGTACGAGGACGTCGGCGCCCTGAACCTGTACGCGATCCAGATCGTCGGCTTGTACAACAAGGACCTCTTCACGAACTTCGTGCCCATGTACGGCACGGGCGCGTTCAACTTCTGGAACGCCATCGAGCTCGAACCCCTCACAGATCAGCGCGTCCTGCGGGTCGCGAACGTCGGTGAGCCGGGCTCGCTGAACGTGGTCCAGTCGAGCCTGGGTGAGCTCGAGATCCTCCAGCAGATCTTCGATACCTTGGTCCGCATCAACCCTCAGGGCGAGACGGTGCCCTGGATGGTCACCGATATCCAGAGCCCCGATCCCCAGACGTTCGTGATGACCCTGAGAGACGACCTCAAGTGGCACGACGGCGTCCCCCTGACGGCGGAAGACGTCGTGTTCACCTTCGACTACTACAAGGAGAAGGGGCAGCCCCGCCTCGACGGTCCGCTGCGCCAGATCGCGTCGGTAGAGGCCCTCGACGAGCGCAGCGTGAAGTTCACCCTGAACGCTCCATCAGCTTCGTTCCTCACCGTAGTGCTCGGCCAGGCGTTCATCCTTCCCAAGCACATCTGGGAGAACGTCGCTGAGCCCCACACCCTGAGCGTGATCGAACATCCCGAGCTGATGATCGGCAGCGGTCCGTTCAAGTACGAGCACTGGCGCCTTGGAGAAGAGATCTACGTCTCGGCCGTGAAGGACTACTTCGCGCCGCCGAAGATCGACGGCATCAGGCACATCGCCTACGCCGACAACGACGCCGCCTTCGTGGCGATGCGAACGCAGAACGCCGACATCACCTCGCGGCCGGTCCTGCCTGACCAGGCCAAGGAGGCCGAGAACTTCCCGTTCCTGGCGATCAGTCGGCCCGTGGACATCAGCGCGCGGTACATGGCCTTCAACTTCCGCAGGCCTCCCACCAGCGACGTGGCCTTCAGGCGCGCGGTCGCATACATGATCCGGTACGACTACATCGTCGACACGCTCCTCGCCGGCGACGGTTCGAACTGGAACACCGGCCTCATCACCCCCGGCAACAGCGCGTGGGCGAACACGGAGCTCGAGCAGTTCACGTTCGACCCCGAGAAGGCGCGCGCCATCCTCGAAGAGGCCGGCTACACCTGGGACGCCGAGGGCAACTTGCACTTCCCAGCGGACATGGGGAACTGAGAGAGATCTAGCTTGCTCAGGTTCGTCGGCGAACGTTTGGTCCAGGCGCTCATCACCGTCTGGATCATCCTCACGGTCCTGTTCGTGGTCTTCCGGCTCATGCCGGGAGACCCGGCATCCTTTCTCGTCGATCCCAACCTGCCTGAAGAAGCGCGGCAACTGGTGCGGGAGAGCCTCGGGCTCGACAGGCCCGTGGCTCTCCAGTACCTGCAGTACATGTCGGACCTGGCCACTGGAGACCTAGGTAGGTCCCTGTGGTACCGGGCGTCCGTGAGCCTGATCATCGGGGAGAAGCTCGCAGCGACGCTGATCCTCGCGCTCGCATCCTTCATCATCTCCTACGGCGTCGGAATCGTCGGGGGCGTGATCTGGGCCGCCACGAGAGGAAGCCGCTTCGAGGCCATCACCAACCTCGGGGTCCTCTTCGTTCGCAGCATGCCGACCTTCTGGTTCGCGATCCTCGCCGTCTCGATATTCGGGATCGGTTTGGGATGGTTCCCGACGTCCGGCTTTCGCACTCCAGGCTACGAGGCGGCCGGGTTCTTCTCGAAGTACTTCGACCCCGATGCTCTGCGCCACCTGGCGCTGCCGGCGATGGTCCTCGGCGTTAGCCACATGGTCGTGCCGATGCTGTTGGTGCGTGACGGCATCCTCGAGATGACCGGCGAGCCGTTCATGGAGGTCGTCCGGGCCAAGGGGCTGCCGAGGTGGCGCGAGTTGTGGCATGCGACCCGCAACGCTCTGATCCCGGTCGCCACCTCCGCGGCGGTCTACTTGGGGACCGCCATAGGCGGACAGGTGCTGGTGGAGACCGTCTTCTCCTGGCCCGGGCTGGGCCGCGAGATCGTGGCTTCA from Trueperaceae bacterium includes these protein-coding regions:
- a CDS encoding ABC transporter substrate-binding protein encodes the protein MGQAQAQAPAAGEKVPELLLIGWTLSADPVRYEIGEMFVNDMKRYLGVDVRHLTLESEAKEPYYRSETDYAFSFSITGLAARPWTVDPDETLGRFHSRNIYDGGTNQWGYNSPEFDALIDAQKTELDVERRRQLVYDAQRVMYEDVGALNLYAIQIVGLYNKDLFTNFVPMYGTGAFNFWNAIELEPLTDQRVLRVANVGEPGSLNVVQSSLGELEILQQIFDTLVRINPQGETVPWMVTDIQSPDPQTFVMTLRDDLKWHDGVPLTAEDVVFTFDYYKEKGQPRLDGPLRQIASVEALDERSVKFTLNAPSASFLTVVLGQAFILPKHIWENVAEPHTLSVIEHPELMIGSGPFKYEHWRLGEEIYVSAVKDYFAPPKIDGIRHIAYADNDAAFVAMRTQNADITSRPVLPDQAKEAENFPFLAISRPVDISARYMAFNFRRPPTSDVAFRRAVAYMIRYDYIVDTLLAGDGSNWNTGLITPGNSAWANTELEQFTFDPEKARAILEEAGYTWDAEGNLHFPADMGN
- a CDS encoding membrane dipeptidase, which produces MPTQELRENKGFHPILERDHPYVFIDGCMQAWPDADFANAHRHGATCYSVTAWRVHDDFEDAVEGLMFWHLVVRQNPNLRLALSAQDIVTAKETGGAALLMHAQGGEWIGAKLHRIEAMVRLGLRMMLPAYNRMNHICDGCLERSDNGLTAFGKQVVAEANRLGLLLDGSHVGRRSTLEMIDLSSQPIVFSHSNVRALVDSPRNITDEQILACTARGGVIGLAPFGPFCLKQGQTTWPTLSDFIDHVDYVVQLTGSTDTVGIGTDMSLGTYPYHTTDPWGEPDYVQVGKDYARHVCGDVRSPMRALADFNTYSQVWNLIDALAARGYDDQQIGGFLGGNFLRVFGQVWPS
- a CDS encoding ABC transporter permease: MLRFVGERLVQALITVWIILTVLFVVFRLMPGDPASFLVDPNLPEEARQLVRESLGLDRPVALQYLQYMSDLATGDLGRSLWYRASVSLIIGEKLAATLILALASFIISYGVGIVGGVIWAATRGSRFEAITNLGVLFVRSMPTFWFAILAVSIFGIGLGWFPTSGFRTPGYEAAGFFSKYFDPDALRHLALPAMVLGVSHMVVPMLLVRDGILEMTGEPFMEVVRAKGLPRWRELWHATRNALIPVATSAAVYLGTAIGGQVLVETVFSWPGLGREIVASVARQDFVMAQSSFFLLSITVIGFNMIADLLYGYLDPRIRTN
- a CDS encoding M20/M25/M40 family metallo-hydrolase is translated as MSPAAARGANGPGTAELERLTAEVASLLASLCEVPSPSRDERVMADLLSARFRDLGAAVTEDDAGASTGGNAGNLVAELPGGRPCRVLLAAHMDTVPLVPGEPLRAVVEGSVVRSTGRQVLGADDKAGVSVVLTLFRRLAALPAERRPTLVAAITVCEELGLEGAHHLDVGSLGVDFGYSFDGEVPVGELVAAAVAKEDLTIAVRGRRAHAALEPERGVHAVLAAAEVVRSFPLGRVAEDQVANVGRIEGGGATNVVPDEVTLRAEARAFTGARLDELVERIVAGAEAAAAPLGAGVSVERRRLYDGYELDESAEPVRRLVSVAARHRLSPRLVRSIGGSDTNVFNQKGVPTVNVGLGMHDIHSVAEWIDAADLARVVLWVEDALLSG
- a CDS encoding amidohydrolase family protein produces the protein MRPTQEPTGGTASGRARVGVEVGVIDDLLALHESLRPRLTICEPGEVLIVHGVRLIDGLGSEPRDGMSLLAKGGVIERVGPDSSLSGDAEPGATVLDGRGLTLMPGMIDAHFHFTGRPKDPAKRELEANDDIRVLRAARDGLILLNAGFTAVKSMGHGRPAVVDALKQAMGEGFLVGPTIRHCGWAFSQSGGHGINPGWPLDLVEQRLPRSAFADGIDGCRVAVRRNFGEGADFVKLYATQGLNTSPQDRMNIPNYTFEELKVMADEAHRHRTLASAHATGTEGAINAVRAGIDTIEHGPDCLDEDGEELLDLMVEKGTLFVPTLAFASKVQHRPTFTPEMKERAARRYMGKLDFVGAAIAKGVRIAAGTDYSTLPLVGRNAEEIKALHEAGLSTVEAIAAGTSRAAEAMGLGHLLGAVRPGLATDLLLVDGDPSADIDVLCDPERIVRIVKARHTWRAPAPL